A stretch of Paenibacillus peoriae DNA encodes these proteins:
- a CDS encoding class I SAM-dependent methyltransferase, which translates to MYVAQEWKDYEVMDTGGGEKLERWGDIVLRRPDPQIIWPLAQETAEWRNVHGHYHRSSSGGGNWDMKKPIPERWTISYGPLKFHIKPTSFKHTGLFPEQAANWSWMMDKIKGAGRPISVLNLFAYTGGATTAAAYAGASVVHVDAAKGMVQWAKENVQLSGLADRPVRFITDDVFKFVQREQRRDNRYDAIIMDPPSYGRGPNGETWKLEESLYPFLESCMSIISDQPLFMLINSYTTGISPTVLRNMLSMTMQQKYGGQISAGEIGLPITRSGLNLPCGILGRWEA; encoded by the coding sequence ATGTATGTAGCACAAGAATGGAAAGACTATGAAGTAATGGATACAGGCGGTGGTGAAAAACTGGAACGTTGGGGTGATATTGTCCTGCGTCGTCCCGATCCGCAAATCATATGGCCTTTGGCCCAGGAAACAGCCGAATGGCGTAATGTTCATGGGCATTATCACCGCAGTTCCTCCGGTGGCGGCAACTGGGATATGAAAAAACCTATCCCCGAGCGCTGGACAATTAGCTATGGACCGCTTAAATTCCACATTAAACCGACCAGCTTCAAGCATACTGGCCTTTTTCCGGAGCAAGCAGCGAACTGGAGCTGGATGATGGATAAAATCAAAGGCGCAGGCAGACCGATTTCCGTACTGAACCTGTTTGCATACACGGGAGGAGCCACTACTGCTGCTGCGTATGCAGGAGCCAGTGTAGTTCATGTGGATGCCGCCAAAGGCATGGTACAGTGGGCAAAGGAAAACGTTCAATTGTCCGGTCTGGCTGACCGTCCAGTACGCTTCATTACGGATGACGTATTCAAGTTCGTGCAACGGGAACAACGTCGGGACAACCGTTATGATGCCATTATTATGGACCCTCCTTCTTACGGGCGCGGACCGAACGGAGAAACTTGGAAGCTTGAAGAAAGCCTATACCCGTTTCTCGAATCCTGCATGAGCATCATTTCGGATCAACCGCTGTTCATGCTTATTAACTCCTATACTACAGGTATTTCGCCTACTGTATTGCGCAACATGCTGAGCATGACAATGCAACAAAAGTACGGCGGCCAAATTAGCGCTGGTGAAATCGGATTGCCGATCACACGCTCGGGATTGAATTTGCCTTGTGGTATTCTCGGACGCTGGGAGGCTTAA
- a CDS encoding RluA family pseudouridine synthase, with protein sequence MTQNELTRHEHAQSNIPVLYEDNHVLAVVKPVNVPTQEDASGDPDLLSLLKEDLKIRHNKPGNVFLGLVHRLDRPVGGAMIFAKTSKAASRLSESVRSRHFHKLYTAVLNGVPTAPQGRLTHYLLKDSRTNTVQTVRPGMAGAKEAILEYRVIGQADGLSLVQIKLHTGRSHQIRVQMQAIGCPLYGDQKYGGNLSRPGQQLALWSLLAGAPHPVSKDDMRFHSLPPVQFPWNEWPRSLYENMITSEI encoded by the coding sequence ATGACTCAAAATGAACTTACTCGGCATGAACATGCACAGTCGAACATCCCTGTCCTATATGAGGACAATCATGTTTTGGCGGTTGTAAAGCCTGTCAATGTTCCAACGCAAGAGGATGCCAGTGGTGATCCTGATCTGTTGTCTTTACTCAAGGAAGATTTAAAAATTAGACACAATAAGCCTGGTAACGTTTTTTTGGGTTTAGTTCACAGACTGGATCGGCCTGTAGGTGGAGCCATGATTTTTGCTAAGACGTCCAAAGCTGCTTCTCGCCTGTCAGAGTCGGTTCGAAGTCGTCATTTCCACAAACTGTATACAGCCGTTCTGAATGGCGTTCCTACGGCCCCACAAGGCCGTCTGACCCATTACCTGCTAAAGGATAGTCGAACCAACACAGTTCAAACGGTTCGGCCTGGCATGGCTGGTGCGAAGGAAGCCATTTTGGAGTATCGCGTAATCGGACAAGCGGATGGACTCAGTCTCGTGCAGATTAAGCTGCACACCGGACGCTCACACCAAATTCGTGTGCAAATGCAAGCGATCGGCTGTCCCCTCTACGGTGACCAAAAATATGGGGGTAATCTGAGTCGGCCCGGTCAACAGCTGGCGCTTTGGTCCTTACTCGCTGGAGCACCGCATCCGGTTAGCAAGGACGATATGAGATTTCATTCGCTACCTCCTGTTCAATTTCCATGGAATGAATGGCCCAGGTCGCTTTATGAGAACATGATTACGTCTGAAATTTGA
- a CDS encoding DHA2 family efflux MFS transporter permease subunit, which yields MTLPGNVRRAPIVAALLIGAIVAILNQTLISVALPKMMSDLNIDANIAQWLSTGFMLVNGVLIPVTAFLIARFSTRKLFISAMTIFSIGTLLCAIAPGFSILLIGRLIQAAGAGIMMPLMMVVILNIYPIERRGRAMGTLGIAMGFAPAIGPTLSGYIVQHYDWRVLFWIILPISVISIVIGFIFLKNVTEQSKPKLDIPGIILSTLGFGGLLYGFSDAGTSGWGSIPVLSTLIVGTISLILFIIRQLKVDEPMLEFRIFKYDVYSLTTIINVIVTMALYAGMILLPIYLQNIRGFTPLQSGMLMLPGAILMGLMSPVTGAIFDRIGARWLSVIGLLIMAITTWEFTRLTETTTYMTLLINYTVRMFGMSLLMMPIQTAGLNQLPQRLNAHGTAMSNTLRMISGSIGTAILVTVMSTQSSNRLTSIVTSEGLTVTDKAGMLAAGNQATIYGINSAFIIATVLSVAALILAFFIKNTNAKNAHPRQQLVSSKKGQSVASSS from the coding sequence ATGACACTACCAGGTAATGTACGCAGAGCACCCATTGTGGCCGCTCTGTTGATTGGCGCGATTGTAGCGATATTAAATCAGACGTTAATCAGTGTGGCTTTACCGAAAATGATGAGTGATCTGAATATAGATGCCAATATAGCTCAGTGGCTTAGCACGGGCTTTATGCTTGTGAATGGGGTACTGATCCCGGTGACCGCGTTCTTGATTGCCCGTTTCTCCACTCGTAAATTGTTTATTAGTGCGATGACTATTTTTTCAATAGGCACGCTGTTATGTGCTATAGCGCCAGGCTTCAGCATATTGCTGATCGGTCGACTTATTCAGGCCGCGGGAGCAGGTATCATGATGCCATTAATGATGGTCGTTATCTTGAACATCTACCCAATAGAGCGTCGTGGCCGAGCGATGGGAACCTTGGGGATTGCGATGGGTTTTGCTCCAGCCATTGGGCCTACCTTATCCGGTTATATAGTACAGCATTATGACTGGCGGGTATTGTTCTGGATCATCCTACCGATTTCAGTGATTTCGATTGTGATCGGATTTATTTTTCTGAAAAATGTAACGGAGCAGTCCAAACCTAAGTTGGACATTCCTGGCATCATTTTGTCTACGCTCGGTTTCGGTGGACTGTTATACGGCTTTAGTGATGCAGGAACATCGGGTTGGGGAAGTATTCCTGTCCTGTCTACGCTTATCGTTGGGACAATTTCGCTTATTTTGTTTATTATCCGCCAGCTGAAGGTAGATGAGCCTATGCTGGAGTTCCGTATCTTTAAATACGATGTGTACAGCTTGACGACAATCATTAATGTGATTGTGACGATGGCTTTGTACGCCGGTATGATATTGCTTCCGATTTATTTGCAAAATATTCGGGGTTTTACACCGCTCCAGTCCGGTATGCTAATGTTACCGGGAGCGATTCTGATGGGGCTCATGTCTCCTGTAACGGGGGCTATTTTTGACCGAATCGGAGCACGTTGGTTGTCTGTAATTGGCTTGCTGATCATGGCTATAACAACTTGGGAATTTACACGGTTGACCGAAACAACCACCTATATGACACTGTTAATTAATTATACGGTGCGGATGTTCGGGATGTCGTTACTGATGATGCCGATCCAAACGGCAGGGTTGAATCAGCTTCCACAACGATTGAATGCACATGGTACGGCGATGAGTAACACGCTGCGTATGATTTCCGGCTCGATTGGGACGGCAATTCTGGTGACAGTGATGTCCACACAAAGCAGCAACCGTTTGACGTCGATTGTTACATCTGAGGGACTAACTGTGACGGATAAAGCGGGGATGCTGGCTGCAGGCAATCAAGCTACAATTTATGGGATTAACTCGGCTTTTATCATTGCAACAGTGTTGAGTGTGGCCGCTCTGATTTTAGCGTTTTTTATTAAAAATACGAATGCAAAAAACGCCCATCCCCGTCAACAGCTGGTAAGCAGCAAGAAGGGGCAGTCCGTGGCTTCCTCGTCATAA
- a CDS encoding MarR family winged helix-turn-helix transcriptional regulator has protein sequence MSDREEDRLEVYRIIQSIREVNKTIFYAFWNEEQHLDLTAIQHMALAILNKRPNIGLSELADIAHVGSSSMSGVVDRLTKAGYIARGRHEHDRRSLVLTLTPEGKDIMQKVDAMWMERVLPILDIPKEQLEMVLDIHKQMIMKLTPKGMNQLEQSSNDTTR, from the coding sequence GTGAGTGACAGAGAGGAAGACAGACTTGAGGTGTACCGGATTATTCAATCAATAAGAGAGGTTAATAAAACGATATTTTATGCCTTCTGGAATGAAGAGCAGCATTTGGATCTGACGGCCATACAGCATATGGCTTTGGCCATTCTGAATAAACGCCCCAACATCGGGTTATCCGAGCTGGCAGACATAGCACATGTGGGAAGCAGCTCTATGAGTGGGGTGGTTGACCGCTTGACCAAGGCGGGATATATTGCTCGCGGACGGCATGAGCATGACCGTAGATCCTTAGTGCTGACGCTTACGCCGGAAGGAAAAGATATCATGCAAAAAGTAGACGCCATGTGGATGGAGCGCGTCTTGCCCATTCTGGACATCCCGAAGGAGCAGCTAGAGATGGTCCTGGATATCCATAAACAAATGATCATGAAATTAACACCGAAGGGAATGAATCAACTTGAGCAGTCCTCAAATGACACTACCAGGTAA
- a CDS encoding MarR family winged helix-turn-helix transcriptional regulator has translation MQTTEFAKIWSRMAKDYKVHMEQQLAPSLTEAQLTVLEVLNEYGRMKPSQLIPYLATTPAAVTMLLDRMERNRLVTRFRDVKDRRIVWIVISDQGREEVERGLRIRDDFLGSALNRISQHNQNLLVYLLGKITPKAKTSVSTSEAEGVKEQIERAE, from the coding sequence ATGCAAACGACCGAATTTGCGAAAATCTGGTCCAGAATGGCTAAGGATTATAAGGTTCATATGGAGCAGCAGCTGGCTCCATCACTAACGGAAGCTCAACTTACAGTGCTGGAGGTTTTGAACGAATACGGCCGCATGAAACCGTCTCAACTAATCCCATATCTCGCCACCACACCAGCCGCGGTTACGATGCTGCTGGATCGGATGGAGCGGAATCGACTGGTCACCCGTTTCAGAGACGTAAAGGACCGTAGAATTGTATGGATTGTCATTTCGGATCAAGGAAGAGAAGAAGTAGAGCGTGGATTGCGAATCCGGGATGATTTTCTGGGTTCTGCATTGAACCGAATTTCTCAGCACAATCAAAATTTGCTGGTTTATTTGTTGGGGAAAATTACACCGAAGGCGAAGACTTCAGTATCGACAAGTGAGGCTGAGGGAGTAAAGGAACAAATAGAACGAGCAGAATAA
- the gyrA gene encoding DNA gyrase subunit A → MSLSEQFLPAFLEEVVGDRFGRYSKYIIQDRAIPDVRDGLKPVQRRILYAMYDSGNTPDKAYRKSAKTVGDVMGNYHPHGDSSIYDGMVRMAQPWKMSHVLVDGHGNWGSQDDDPAAAMRYTEARLSPIAMEMLRDIEKRTVLFKDNFDNSAKEPVVLPSRYPNLLVNGSSGISAGFATEIPTHSLREVIDASIAVMEKPEIELEEIMTFIKGPDFPTGGLIMGGEGIKDAYRTGKGRIYIRSKTEIQSLRGGKQQLVITEIPYQIVKSRLVTAMENIRLEKKVEGIAEVRDESGRNGLRIVVELKKEADAEGILAYLLKKTDLQVAYNFNMVAIVNKAPHQLGLKSILEAYIAHQREVVTHRIQYELEKAEDRAHVLEGLVKALNILDEVIAAIKASKNRQDAQNNLQWMFGFSERQADSILTLQLYRLTNLEITTLEKELGDIQKKIAQYRSILESDRKLISLIRKELLEIREKYGIDRRSEIQGEVEEIKVNLEVMVAAEDVLLTLSKDGYVKRTSMLSFTRSGGDRSNSGVKEGDYITQFLDVNTLDVLLVFTQRGQYFLLPVHQIPEYKWKEPGTPIVNVISLSKEDRIVSVIPIKNMEEIGKSLVFVTKKGQVKRTELTEYATKRSSAVAACKVAGDDEVLSVTLSEGTRDIMLITRAGMSIRFKEQEVNAMGRVSAGVKGIQLAEGDEIIAALWVEEDEGEVLVLTESGYGKRTLLLDYPTQGRGGKGITTFEFKEGKRVRSNGTRIVAAFYCREAVQLFAITAEGQTMSFLSEKAPLTDRKDTGKLLAPAEKKDEIVNVLLRSEPQASQSIE, encoded by the coding sequence ATGAGCTTATCGGAGCAGTTTTTGCCAGCTTTTCTGGAGGAAGTGGTCGGTGACCGCTTTGGCCGATATTCCAAATATATTATTCAGGACCGGGCGATACCCGATGTACGGGACGGATTAAAACCCGTGCAACGTCGTATTCTTTATGCAATGTACGACTCGGGCAATACGCCGGATAAAGCATATCGTAAATCGGCCAAAACCGTTGGGGACGTTATGGGTAATTACCACCCCCACGGTGATTCGTCGATTTACGACGGCATGGTACGGATGGCACAGCCCTGGAAAATGAGTCACGTGCTGGTGGACGGTCACGGTAACTGGGGTTCCCAGGATGATGACCCGGCAGCAGCTATGCGTTACACGGAGGCCCGCTTGTCTCCGATCGCAATGGAAATGCTGCGCGATATTGAAAAGCGTACGGTTTTGTTCAAGGACAATTTTGATAACTCGGCCAAAGAGCCCGTGGTGTTGCCGTCACGTTATCCAAATTTGTTGGTGAACGGTTCCAGTGGGATCTCGGCGGGATTTGCGACAGAGATCCCTACACATAGTTTACGCGAAGTTATTGATGCCAGCATCGCGGTGATGGAAAAGCCGGAGATTGAGCTGGAAGAAATTATGACCTTTATTAAAGGTCCTGATTTCCCGACTGGTGGACTCATTATGGGTGGCGAAGGCATCAAGGACGCTTACCGCACGGGAAAAGGACGCATTTATATTCGTTCCAAAACGGAAATTCAGTCCTTGCGCGGAGGTAAGCAGCAGCTGGTCATTACCGAAATCCCATACCAAATCGTCAAATCAAGGCTCGTAACCGCCATGGAAAATATCCGTCTGGAGAAAAAGGTGGAAGGGATTGCCGAGGTTCGTGACGAAAGTGGACGAAATGGTTTGCGCATCGTTGTGGAGCTGAAGAAGGAAGCCGATGCGGAAGGGATTTTAGCTTATTTGCTGAAAAAAACCGACCTACAGGTGGCATATAACTTCAATATGGTAGCCATTGTGAACAAAGCGCCACATCAGCTTGGGCTAAAGTCCATTTTGGAAGCGTATATTGCTCATCAACGCGAAGTTGTCACTCACCGTATCCAGTATGAACTGGAAAAGGCAGAGGATCGTGCCCATGTATTGGAAGGTTTGGTCAAGGCACTGAACATTCTGGATGAGGTCATCGCAGCCATTAAAGCTTCCAAAAATCGTCAGGACGCGCAAAATAATTTACAATGGATGTTTGGTTTTAGCGAACGTCAGGCAGATTCTATTTTGACTTTGCAGTTGTACCGTCTCACCAATCTGGAAATCACCACGCTTGAAAAAGAACTGGGTGACATCCAGAAAAAAATCGCGCAATATCGTTCTATTCTGGAAAGTGATCGTAAGCTGATCAGCCTGATTCGCAAGGAACTGTTGGAAATTCGCGAAAAGTACGGCATTGACCGTCGCTCGGAGATACAAGGTGAGGTAGAAGAGATTAAAGTAAATCTGGAGGTCATGGTTGCGGCAGAGGATGTATTGCTAACCCTCTCGAAAGATGGCTATGTGAAACGTACGAGTATGCTGTCGTTCACTCGTTCTGGCGGGGACCGTTCAAATTCCGGAGTTAAAGAAGGGGACTACATTACCCAGTTCCTTGACGTCAATACACTCGATGTGCTGCTCGTCTTCACCCAGCGTGGACAATACTTTTTGCTGCCTGTGCATCAGATACCGGAGTATAAGTGGAAAGAGCCGGGAACTCCAATTGTCAATGTCATTTCGCTATCGAAGGAAGATCGTATCGTAAGCGTTATTCCGATCAAAAACATGGAGGAAATCGGCAAAAGTTTGGTGTTTGTAACGAAGAAAGGGCAAGTCAAACGAACAGAACTCACAGAATATGCCACAAAGCGTTCCAGTGCTGTAGCAGCCTGCAAAGTAGCAGGGGACGATGAGGTGTTATCGGTAACGTTAAGCGAGGGTACCCGGGATATTATGCTGATTACCCGCGCGGGTATGAGTATACGCTTCAAGGAGCAAGAGGTTAATGCGATGGGCCGCGTCTCGGCTGGTGTCAAAGGTATACAGCTGGCGGAAGGCGATGAAATTATCGCGGCGTTATGGGTAGAAGAGGATGAAGGAGAAGTGTTGGTGCTGACCGAGTCTGGTTATGGTAAGCGTACGCTTCTGTTGGACTATCCTACACAGGGAAGAGGCGGCAAAGGTATCACCACCTTTGAGTTCAAGGAAGGCAAACGAGTACGTTCGAATGGAACTCGAATCGTGGCTGCCTTCTATTGCCGTGAAGCTGTTCAATTATTTGCGATCACAGCAGAAGGACAGACGATGTCCTTCCTTTCGGAAAAGGCTCCTTTGACCGACCGAAAGGATACAGGCAAGTTGCTGGCTCCAGCGGAGAAGAAGGACGAAATTGTGAATGTGCTGCTGCGTAGTGAGCCGCAAGCTTCACAGTCCATAGAATAA
- the parE gene encoding DNA topoisomerase IV subunit B yields MVDKIDLSAGASGTQSGASEYGADDIQVLEGLVAVRKRPGMYIGSTSSSGLHHLVWEIVDNAVDEHLAKFCSRIDITMHKDGSVTVSDNGRGIPTGMHKTGIPTPQVVFTILHAGGKFGGSGYKKSGGLHGVGASVTNALSEWLEVEIYRDGKIHRQRFEYWQDKKGVEHVGEPTTGLEVLGNTNKTGSKITFKPDIRVFQAGIHFNYDTLAERLQEIAFLNSGLRIQLKDERSGKSDEYFYEGGASQFVAFLNEGKDVLHDVIHFNAEKEDIEVEIAIQYNAGYTETIASFVNSIPTRGGGTHETGFKTAYTRVMNDYARKTVMLKEKDKNLEGNDLREGMMAVISVKMAEVEFVGQTKDQLGSASARSTVDAIVSEQMQRFLEENPQIAQTLIKKAVQASRAREAARKARDEMRSGKKRSESSNLNGKLSPAQSKDFTRNELFIVEGDSAGGSAKQGRDSKIQAILPLKGKPMNPEKSKLADIMKNDEYRAITAAIGAGVGTEFSLEDSNYSKIIIMTDADTDGAHIQVLLLTFFYRYMKELIDAGRIFIAQPPLYKITRKSGKLETVRYAWTDEQLDNYLKEFGRNFELQRYKGLGEMNPDQLWETTMNPDSRTLLRVQIEDAAKAERRVSTLMGDKVDPRKRWIVENVDFTEYVE; encoded by the coding sequence ATGGTCGACAAAATCGACTTGTCTGCGGGGGCGTCCGGCACACAAAGCGGAGCTTCGGAATATGGCGCGGACGACATTCAAGTGCTCGAAGGGCTTGTGGCAGTTCGCAAACGGCCGGGCATGTACATCGGGAGCACCAGTTCTTCGGGGCTGCATCATTTGGTATGGGAAATTGTAGACAACGCGGTGGATGAACATCTCGCCAAGTTTTGCTCTCGCATTGATATTACAATGCATAAGGACGGTTCCGTTACGGTATCAGACAACGGACGCGGTATTCCTACGGGAATGCACAAAACGGGAATTCCTACGCCTCAGGTTGTATTCACCATTTTGCACGCCGGAGGTAAGTTTGGCGGTTCGGGATATAAAAAGTCCGGGGGTTTGCACGGTGTAGGTGCGTCTGTAACGAACGCTCTTTCGGAATGGCTTGAAGTAGAAATTTACCGGGACGGCAAGATTCACCGTCAGCGGTTTGAATATTGGCAGGACAAGAAGGGCGTGGAGCATGTCGGGGAACCGACCACAGGCCTTGAAGTGCTGGGCAATACTAACAAGACGGGATCGAAAATTACATTTAAACCGGATATTCGTGTTTTTCAGGCAGGCATTCATTTTAACTACGATACGTTGGCTGAGCGCCTTCAGGAAATTGCTTTTCTAAATTCGGGCCTTCGTATTCAACTTAAAGACGAACGCAGCGGAAAGTCAGATGAGTATTTTTATGAGGGTGGCGCAAGTCAGTTTGTTGCTTTTCTGAATGAGGGCAAGGATGTGCTGCATGATGTTATTCACTTTAATGCCGAGAAAGAAGACATTGAAGTAGAGATTGCCATCCAGTACAATGCAGGTTATACAGAGACGATTGCTTCGTTCGTCAACTCCATTCCGACACGTGGCGGAGGTACGCATGAAACAGGATTCAAAACCGCTTACACTCGTGTCATGAACGATTATGCCCGGAAAACGGTGATGTTGAAAGAAAAGGATAAAAACTTGGAGGGCAACGATCTACGTGAGGGCATGATGGCTGTAATCAGTGTCAAGATGGCTGAGGTTGAATTTGTCGGTCAGACAAAGGATCAGCTGGGTAGCGCTTCGGCACGAAGTACAGTGGATGCCATCGTATCTGAGCAGATGCAGCGTTTTTTGGAAGAAAATCCGCAGATAGCACAAACTTTGATCAAGAAGGCAGTTCAAGCATCCAGAGCGCGTGAAGCTGCACGTAAAGCTCGGGATGAAATGCGTTCTGGTAAAAAACGCAGTGAAAGTTCCAATTTGAATGGTAAACTGTCGCCTGCGCAGTCCAAGGATTTTACACGTAATGAGTTGTTTATTGTGGAAGGCGATTCGGCTGGAGGATCAGCCAAGCAGGGACGGGATTCCAAAATTCAGGCCATATTGCCACTAAAGGGCAAGCCGATGAATCCGGAAAAATCCAAACTGGCGGATATTATGAAGAATGATGAGTACCGTGCTATTACAGCAGCTATTGGTGCGGGGGTAGGAACAGAGTTTTCGCTGGAAGACAGCAATTATTCCAAAATCATCATTATGACCGATGCAGATACAGATGGTGCGCACATTCAAGTGCTGTTGTTGACGTTCTTTTATCGGTATATGAAAGAGCTTATTGATGCAGGACGCATATTTATTGCTCAACCGCCATTGTATAAAATAACTCGAAAGTCGGGTAAACTCGAAACCGTGCGTTATGCTTGGACTGACGAGCAGCTCGATAATTACTTAAAAGAATTTGGACGAAATTTTGAGCTACAACGCTATAAAGGGCTCGGGGAAATGAACCCTGATCAGTTATGGGAAACAACGATGAATCCCGATTCACGCACCTTGTTACGCGTTCAGATAGAGGATGCAGCCAAGGCTGAACGTAGGGTGTCCACTTTGATGGGTGATAAGGTGGATCCACGCAAACGCTGGATCGTGGAAAACGTAGATTTCACGGAATACGTAGAGTAG
- a CDS encoding ABC transporter permease — MNNILPLVQNETLKIIKKKRFYVILLVLLVLVPIFTYAQMKVAENNREKFGNDWRLELRQAITDNQNSLGSDRVPEEWKTYRRVFVQQMQYYLENDVNPNEPSGVTFTREFMDNSINLFVPLLIMAIASDLVSGERTTGTIKMLLTRPVRRWKILLSKLLTLYMFVSLIILAVFVISYVISGLFFGFRGFNVPVFTGFQIVGSTVDLSAVHAIPQWHYLMLQAGLIWFVSLVVASLAFMVSVLVRSTAASIVVMMAALISGTILTNMASSWQSAKYLFMVNLQLTDYLSGSPAPIEGMTLPFSLAVLGIWGAAALIVSFAVFTKRDILN; from the coding sequence TTGAATAACATTTTACCGCTCGTACAAAATGAAACACTCAAAATTATCAAGAAGAAACGATTTTATGTCATTTTACTAGTTTTACTTGTGCTTGTGCCGATTTTTACGTACGCTCAGATGAAAGTGGCAGAAAACAATCGCGAAAAATTCGGCAATGATTGGCGGCTTGAACTGCGTCAGGCGATTACCGATAATCAAAACTCGCTGGGAAGTGACCGGGTTCCCGAGGAATGGAAGACCTACCGTCGGGTCTTTGTGCAGCAGATGCAATATTATTTGGAAAATGATGTGAATCCGAATGAGCCGAGTGGTGTCACTTTTACCAGAGAGTTTATGGATAATTCCATAAATCTGTTCGTTCCATTGTTGATTATGGCTATTGCCTCCGACTTGGTTTCAGGAGAACGGACGACAGGCACGATAAAAATGTTGCTTACCCGCCCAGTCAGGCGGTGGAAAATACTGCTGAGTAAGCTGCTGACATTGTACATGTTCGTTTCGCTCATCATTTTGGCTGTATTTGTAATTAGCTATGTGATATCAGGCTTGTTTTTTGGTTTTCGCGGTTTTAATGTTCCGGTATTTACCGGATTTCAAATTGTTGGATCGACGGTGGATTTGTCTGCTGTACATGCGATTCCACAATGGCATTATCTGATGCTGCAAGCCGGATTAATCTGGTTTGTCAGTCTTGTGGTAGCTTCGTTAGCCTTTATGGTATCTGTCCTGGTACGAAGTACGGCGGCAAGTATCGTGGTCATGATGGCTGCACTCATTTCGGGCACTATTTTGACAAACATGGCTTCGTCTTGGCAGAGTGCTAAATATTTATTTATGGTTAACCTCCAATTAACCGATTATTTATCTGGAAGCCCCGCCCCGATTGAGGGAATGACTTTACCCTTTTCTTTAGCTGTACTGGGCATTTGGGGGGCTGCGGCATTGATTGTTTCATTCGCCGTCTTTACGAAACGGGATATATTGAATTAA
- a CDS encoding ABC transporter ATP-binding protein, with translation MSIQSADKNGTGITENSTSRDAVSSFHSANQVGSTGRDRSNNETVLSVQHVKKRIKRKMIIHDVTFDVRAGEIFGFLGPNGAGKTTTIRMLVDLIKPTEGTITVCGHNVNRDPEQALRHIGSIVENPEVYSYLTGWENLEHFARMQPGVDEQRIREVVELVRLDRRIHDKVSTYSLGMRQRLGIAQALLGRPKLLILDEPTNGLDPKGIKEMRAFIRLLAAEGMAVFVSSHLLSEIQLLCDRVAIISRGKVLAVGGVRELVETHSHMAVWQLEPRDQGLAILQNSPHVQMITNADELIDDSIVAGSGADAIFTEMDEEHIAELVTQMTASGISVKGVTKINPTLEQLFLKMTEGEILE, from the coding sequence ATGAGCATCCAATCTGCTGACAAGAACGGGACTGGAATAACCGAAAATTCGACCTCAAGGGATGCAGTGTCCAGTTTCCATTCCGCCAATCAGGTTGGCAGCACAGGCAGAGACAGAAGCAATAACGAAACAGTTCTCTCTGTTCAGCACGTTAAGAAACGTATCAAACGCAAAATGATCATTCATGATGTAACATTCGACGTTCGTGCGGGTGAAATTTTCGGATTTCTCGGCCCTAATGGGGCTGGGAAAACGACGACTATTCGTATGCTGGTCGATTTAATTAAGCCTACGGAAGGGACGATTACTGTCTGTGGACATAATGTAAATCGTGACCCTGAGCAGGCTTTACGGCATATTGGTTCTATTGTGGAAAATCCAGAGGTGTACAGCTATCTGACAGGTTGGGAGAATTTAGAGCATTTTGCCCGTATGCAGCCTGGTGTAGACGAACAGCGTATCCGCGAAGTCGTTGAGCTGGTTCGGCTCGATCGCCGTATCCATGATAAAGTAAGTACGTATTCTCTCGGAATGCGCCAGCGTCTTGGTATAGCCCAAGCCTTGCTCGGTAGACCGAAATTGCTGATTTTGGATGAACCGACCAACGGGTTAGACCCCAAGGGGATCAAGGAAATGAGAGCTTTTATCCGTTTGCTAGCGGCAGAAGGCATGGCTGTATTTGTTTCCAGTCATTTGCTTAGCGAAATCCAGCTGCTATGTGATCGGGTGGCAATTATAAGTAGGGGAAAGGTGCTAGCTGTAGGTGGTGTACGAGAACTGGTTGAGACGCACTCACATATGGCCGTATGGCAACTGGAGCCTCGTGATCAGGGTCTTGCCATATTGCAAAATTCTCCGCATGTGCAAATGATTACGAACGCCGATGAATTAATTGATGACAGTATTGTTGCAGGTAGCGGAGCCGATGCAATTTTTACAGAAATGGATGAAGAGCATATTGCGGAGCTGGTGACACAAATGACGGCTTCCGGTATTTCCGTTAAAGGTGTAACCAAAATCAACCCTACACTGGAGCAGCTATTCCTGAAAATGACGGAAGGTGAGATACTTGAATAA